In Astatotilapia calliptera chromosome 16, fAstCal1.2, whole genome shotgun sequence, one genomic interval encodes:
- the LOC113008535 gene encoding trace amine-associated receptor 13c-like, whose translation MEIQMHPEAELCFPELLNSSCRKPTLHWSKTVLLNVGLSSISLITAALNLFIIISVSHFRQLHTPSNIIILSLAVSDFFVCFLLMPVEIFKNTACWVFGDLMCSLYTYLSCILINASFEMIILVSVDRYVAICDPLHYPTRITVPRVKLSVFLCWLYAILYNIIYTKHALINPGRYGSCYGECVFVVDDIIGIVDFVVSLIVPVTIIVVLYTRVFVVVVSQARAMRSHVTAVTLQRPLNQANKSELKAARNLGILVVVFLACYCPFYCYFFLAGNDPAASSASSILIVYYFNSCLNPLMYALFYSWFRNAVKLIITLQILKANSSEINILQR comes from the exons ATGGAGATCCAGATGCATCCAGAGGCAGAGCTCTGTTTTCCAGAGCTACTGAACAGTTCCTGCAGGAAGCCGACACTTCACTGGTCCAAAACGGTGCTCCTGAACGTTGGGCTTTCGTCCATCTCTCTGATCACTGCTGCTCTTAATCTGTTCATCATCATCTCAGTCTCCCACTTCAG GCAGCTCCACACTCCCAGTAACATCATCATCCTCTCTCTGGCTGTCTCTgacttttttgtctgttttttgttgatgCCGGTAGAAATCTTCAAAAACACGGCCTGCTGGGTATTTGGTGATCTCATGTGTTCACTTTATACTTATCTGAGCTGCATTCTTATCAATGCTTCATTTGAAATGATTATTCTCGTATCAGTTGACCGCTATGTGGCTATTTGTGACCCTCTGCATTACCCCACCAGAATCACTGTGCCGAGAGTcaaactcagtgtttttctgtgctgGCTTTATGCTATTTTGTACAACATCATCTATACAAAGCATGCCCTGATAAACCCAGGCAGGTATGGTTCCTGCTATGgagagtgtgtttttgttgttgatgatATTATTGGAATTGTTGACTTTGTTGTATCTCTTATAGTTCCAGTTACGATCATCGTAGTTCTGTATACGAGAGTGTTTGTGGTGGTTGTGTCTCAGGCTCGTGCCATGCGCTCTCATGTTACAGCTGTCACACTTCAGCGGCCACTGAATCAAGCAAACAAATCTGAGCTGAAAGCAGCCAGGAACCTTGGGATTCTTGTAGTTGTGTTTCTGGCGTGCTACTGTCCATTTTACTGCTACTTTTTTCTTGCAGGCAATGATCCAGCTGCTTCTTCTGCATCTTCTATCCtcattgtttattattttaactcTTGCCTAAACCCATTAATGTATGCACTGTTTTACTCCTGGTTTAGAAATGCTGTTAAACTTATCATCACTCTGCAGATATTAAAGGCTAACAGCAGTGAGATCAACATACTACAGAGATAA